In Candidatus Vicinibacter proximus, the following are encoded in one genomic region:
- the porU gene encoding type IX secretion system sortase PorU, which yields MKSIVKVLLGLFPYFLFAQQSYTNTFNFEWINFDKSNNRQILKGPIDLFKGSLRDKLNPDIPVLLYDIPLTSDGKLEIKLSVLQSEIVSFNSSTLVSQIPNLESDYITRYSIFKARGELKAIIELIPVKKSGNEGYERILSCDIKVNFIPNILSRSPNSPPYTYNSILKSGNIYKIALSGKGIYKLDKNYLEKNLKISLAGVNPKNIHIYGNGGNPLPESNAVSRIDDLKENSLFINGEEDGVFNENDYILFYANGPDSQTYSEGNEDFSYTKNPYSQKSYYFIKIDNTPGLRVLKKNFIESGNYVSTFGLSSIHHEKELYNLLDLDECNHGSGQKWYGEDLGNSRSLDLNSIFYFPGLDQSRKTKLKALFASRSNRTSTLNINVDGETVSKSLSTIGYSCTSNFAANNYIFSDLSLKNEWPKIKISFPDNGSSSDGWLDWIQLTAWRKYDYLGKPIYVFDPASKQQSLSTYKIANPVSNLFCWDISSDLNPIEIPYKVNNGNLEFTDESFGKLSEYLVFDPTAVYPAPEFIGSVENQNLHGLEIYDFSIIYYKDFKNEAERLLQHRQRHSNIKGVIVDVDHIYNEFGSGSKDPTAIRDFLRMLYIRNPQFRYVTLLGAASYDFRYLNTKVKDQNLVSTYETSESLDPINSFPTDDYFGLLDENEGENLAGLLDLSIGRILARSQEEARDFVDKIIRYDTDPSTYADWRLNLIFSGDDEDGNIHMSDMDRIAQSVKSQNPLFNQQKIYLDAYEQITTPGGERYPDVNKAINTSVFAGALVFSYMGHGGPTGLGQERILQDFDIRQWDNLNKMFLMVTATCTFTGFDDPEITSAGQLTMLQKGGTIAMFSTVRAVYASENYQLTNSVFNNFYGKENGKFLTMGEILTRSKNSNSSPGILQNSRKFLLFGDPAQTLAYPILENEVLSINDRPLGLDTIRALQTVRVKGRVKLPDGQTAADFNGLLYTTVFDKPIDLKTRANDPSSREQTFSIQKNIIFKGNSEVKNGEWEFTFIVPKDINFSIGQGKISLYATNEKNLDAAGYSDKFLIGGFTSDTTTKDLPPIVKLYMNNDQFVNGGITDENPKIFARISDDMGINISGNSIGHDLSAVIDLNTESPIILNNFFKSQLNDYRSGEITYPLKNLKPGKHTLSLIAWDITNNQGSANLEFNVIDNDNISLERVLNYPNPFNRKTNFQFETNLTGLPLEVTIYIQSISGKMVKTIQKNINMDGYRSSEIEWDGTDDFGSKLANGVYLYQIRVSGDTGTSIINKRSKHEKLLILH from the coding sequence ATGAAATCAATTGTAAAGGTACTCCTCGGATTATTTCCATATTTTTTATTTGCTCAACAAAGTTATACCAATACCTTCAACTTTGAATGGATAAACTTTGATAAATCTAACAATCGGCAAATTCTTAAAGGACCAATCGATCTTTTTAAGGGATCTCTTAGAGATAAATTAAATCCCGATATTCCTGTATTGCTTTATGATATCCCTCTTACATCTGACGGCAAACTGGAAATTAAATTATCTGTTCTCCAAAGTGAAATTGTAAGCTTTAACTCTTCTACCCTTGTTAGCCAAATTCCAAATTTAGAATCCGACTATATAACTCGGTATTCTATCTTTAAAGCAAGAGGCGAATTAAAGGCCATTATAGAACTGATTCCAGTAAAAAAATCAGGCAATGAAGGTTATGAGCGAATACTATCTTGCGATATAAAAGTAAATTTTATTCCCAACATTTTATCCAGGAGTCCAAACAGTCCACCTTACACATATAATTCAATATTGAAAAGTGGAAATATTTATAAAATTGCTTTATCCGGTAAAGGAATCTATAAACTGGACAAGAATTATCTTGAGAAAAATTTAAAAATAAGTCTTGCGGGTGTCAATCCAAAAAACATCCATATTTATGGAAATGGTGGAAATCCACTACCAGAATCTAATGCTGTATCAAGAATAGATGATCTTAAAGAAAACAGCCTATTTATAAATGGGGAGGAAGATGGTGTGTTTAATGAGAATGATTACATCCTCTTTTATGCCAATGGACCTGATTCCCAAACTTATAGTGAAGGGAATGAAGATTTTTCTTACACTAAGAATCCTTACAGTCAAAAGTCATATTATTTTATTAAAATTGATAATACCCCAGGCTTAAGAGTGTTGAAAAAGAATTTTATTGAAAGTGGTAATTATGTTTCAACATTCGGTCTTTCAAGCATTCACCATGAAAAAGAGTTATACAATTTACTTGACTTAGATGAGTGTAATCATGGTTCAGGTCAAAAATGGTATGGGGAAGATTTAGGAAATTCCAGGAGCCTTGATCTAAACTCCATCTTTTATTTTCCGGGTCTGGATCAAAGCAGAAAAACAAAATTAAAAGCTTTGTTTGCGTCCAGATCAAACAGAACTTCTACCCTGAATATTAATGTTGATGGGGAAACCGTTTCCAAATCACTTTCTACAATAGGATATAGTTGCACTTCAAACTTTGCAGCCAATAACTACATCTTCTCTGATTTAAGTCTAAAAAATGAATGGCCTAAAATAAAAATATCATTTCCGGATAATGGAAGTAGTTCAGATGGGTGGTTGGATTGGATACAACTTACTGCATGGAGAAAGTACGATTATTTGGGTAAACCAATTTATGTCTTTGACCCTGCATCAAAGCAACAAAGTTTAAGTACCTATAAAATTGCAAATCCGGTATCAAATTTATTTTGCTGGGATATATCATCTGATTTGAATCCAATCGAAATACCTTATAAAGTAAATAACGGAAACTTGGAATTCACAGATGAAAGTTTTGGCAAGTTGTCAGAATATTTGGTATTTGATCCTACTGCTGTTTATCCGGCACCTGAATTCATTGGCAGTGTAGAAAATCAAAACCTACACGGTTTGGAAATCTATGATTTTTCAATCATTTATTACAAAGATTTTAAAAATGAAGCAGAGAGATTATTGCAACACAGACAAAGACACAGTAACATAAAAGGAGTAATTGTAGATGTAGATCACATTTATAACGAATTTGGTTCCGGATCCAAGGATCCTACTGCCATAAGAGATTTTCTAAGAATGCTTTATATCAGGAATCCTCAATTCAGATATGTAACATTACTTGGTGCTGCCAGCTATGATTTCAGATATTTGAATACAAAAGTTAAAGACCAAAATTTGGTAAGCACATATGAAACTTCAGAATCGCTTGACCCAATTAATTCCTTTCCTACAGATGATTACTTTGGTTTGTTAGATGAAAATGAAGGCGAAAATCTTGCTGGGTTATTAGATCTTTCCATAGGTAGAATTTTGGCCCGATCCCAGGAAGAGGCAAGAGATTTTGTGGATAAAATTATTCGTTACGATACTGATCCTAGCACCTATGCAGATTGGAGGTTAAACCTGATTTTTTCGGGGGATGATGAAGACGGAAACATCCACATGTCAGACATGGACCGAATTGCTCAGTCTGTCAAAAGTCAAAATCCGCTTTTCAATCAACAAAAAATTTATCTAGATGCGTATGAACAAATCACCACTCCTGGTGGTGAAAGATATCCGGATGTAAATAAAGCGATTAATACATCTGTATTTGCAGGAGCATTGGTTTTTTCTTATATGGGTCATGGAGGTCCAACAGGTCTTGGCCAGGAAAGAATCCTGCAGGATTTTGACATCAGGCAATGGGACAATTTAAACAAGATGTTTCTCATGGTCACTGCTACTTGTACTTTTACAGGATTTGATGACCCAGAAATTACAAGTGCAGGACAATTAACAATGTTACAAAAAGGTGGAACCATAGCTATGTTTTCAACGGTTAGAGCAGTTTATGCAAGTGAAAATTATCAATTGACTAATTCTGTTTTTAATAATTTCTATGGAAAAGAAAATGGAAAATTCTTAACCATGGGAGAGATTCTCACGCGTTCAAAAAACTCAAACTCATCACCCGGAATTCTACAAAATTCAAGAAAGTTTTTATTATTTGGTGACCCTGCCCAGACTTTAGCATACCCGATTTTGGAAAACGAAGTTTTATCGATAAATGACCGTCCCCTAGGCCTGGATACTATCCGTGCATTACAAACTGTCCGAGTTAAAGGCCGGGTTAAATTACCGGATGGACAAACTGCAGCCGATTTCAACGGGCTTTTATACACTACAGTATTTGACAAGCCTATTGATTTAAAAACTAGGGCAAATGATCCATCGAGTCGTGAGCAAACCTTCAGTATTCAAAAGAACATTATTTTCAAAGGAAATTCAGAAGTAAAGAACGGGGAATGGGAATTTACTTTTATCGTTCCAAAAGACATAAACTTTTCGATCGGTCAAGGAAAAATTAGCTTATATGCCACCAATGAAAAAAATCTGGATGCCGCAGGGTATTCTGACAAATTTTTAATTGGTGGGTTCACCTCAGATACCACAACCAAGGACCTTCCTCCAATTGTCAAATTATACATGAATAACGATCAGTTTGTTAATGGAGGTATCACAGATGAGAATCCTAAAATTTTTGCTCGAATTTCTGATGACATGGGTATAAATATTTCAGGAAACAGTATAGGTCATGATCTCAGCGCAGTTATTGATCTAAACACTGAGTCTCCTATCATCCTGAATAATTTCTTTAAATCACAATTAAATGATTACCGGTCAGGAGAGATAACATATCCTCTGAAAAATTTAAAACCAGGAAAGCATACCTTAAGTCTGATTGCTTGGGACATCACCAATAACCAGGGAAGTGCGAATCTTGAATTTAACGTCATAGATAATGATAACATTAGCCTGGAAAGAGTGCTGAATTATCCAAACCCATTTAATAGAAAAACAAATTTTCAGTTTGAAACCAATTTAACTGGATTGCCTTTGGAGGTGACCATTTATATTCAATCCATAAGTGGAAAAATGGTGAAAACCATTCAAAAGAACATCAATATGGATGGATACCGATCATCTGAAATAGAATGGGATGGGACCGATGATTTTGGATCAAAGTTGGCTAATGGCGTTTATTTATACCAAATTCGTGTCTCCGGTGATACTGGTACATCGATCATTAACAAGCGTAGTAAGCATGAAAAATTGTTAATTCTCCATTAA
- a CDS encoding SUMF1/EgtB/PvdO family nonheme iron enzyme, translating to MKVNVFSMVWLLGLLMMVSACSKKNNDRSSATGWKYNDPEYGGFEKVDYAGQPTGPNLVLIEGGTFTMGLTQEDVTYEWNNIPRRVTVSSFYMDETEVSNINYREYVFWLGRVFKSYPDVARKALPDTLVWREELAYNEPFVETYFRFPSYDEYPVVGVSWLQAKDYCKWRTDRVNEMILIEKGIFNPNPDQVDAENFDTKSYLAGQYQGNVRKNLPDITTGGERSVRFEDGILLPEYRLPTEAEWEYAALALKGKQSVNGDELYTDKRFFPWDGNTARYKRRDKYMGNIMANFKKAGGDYMGMAGKLNDHSHIPGPVRTFWPNDFGLYNMAGNVSEWVEDVFRPLTATTLRDVENHDLNPFRGNEFKELVLDESGVPVEKDSLGMLRYQMVTDSAVTDRENYNKGGVKDFRDDDSESVEYAYGKYSLISNKSRVVKGGSWSDRLFWLSPGSRRFKDEDKSDRNIGFRCAMTRTGGPEGNEDAGGLEFKRKMPKQKRSFK from the coding sequence ATGAAAGTCAATGTATTTTCTATGGTATGGCTCTTGGGCTTATTAATGATGGTAAGCGCATGTAGCAAAAAGAATAATGATCGCTCTTCAGCCACTGGTTGGAAGTATAACGATCCAGAATACGGGGGTTTTGAAAAGGTAGATTATGCCGGACAGCCCACAGGTCCCAATCTTGTTCTCATCGAAGGGGGTACGTTCACAATGGGCTTAACTCAGGAAGACGTGACTTATGAGTGGAACAATATCCCCAGAAGGGTTACAGTTTCTTCCTTTTATATGGATGAGACCGAAGTTTCAAACATTAATTACAGGGAATATGTCTTCTGGTTGGGCAGGGTGTTTAAATCCTATCCAGACGTTGCTAGAAAGGCTTTGCCGGATACATTAGTTTGGAGAGAAGAATTAGCCTACAATGAGCCATTCGTTGAGACTTACTTTAGATTCCCATCTTATGATGAATACCCGGTTGTTGGAGTTAGCTGGTTGCAAGCAAAAGATTATTGCAAATGGAGAACTGACAGGGTTAATGAGATGATTCTTATTGAGAAGGGTATATTTAATCCCAATCCTGATCAAGTGGATGCAGAAAACTTTGACACCAAGTCTTACTTAGCTGGCCAATATCAGGGTAACGTAAGAAAGAACTTACCAGATATAACTACAGGTGGTGAACGATCTGTCAGATTTGAAGATGGTATTTTGTTACCTGAATACAGATTGCCCACTGAAGCAGAATGGGAATATGCTGCTTTGGCTCTAAAAGGAAAGCAATCTGTTAATGGGGATGAATTATATACAGATAAGCGTTTCTTTCCTTGGGATGGCAATACTGCAAGATATAAAAGGAGAGATAAGTACATGGGTAATATCATGGCCAACTTTAAAAAGGCCGGTGGAGACTATATGGGTATGGCAGGAAAGTTAAATGACCATTCCCATATTCCTGGTCCAGTTAGGACATTTTGGCCAAATGATTTTGGTTTGTATAATATGGCAGGGAATGTATCCGAGTGGGTTGAAGACGTTTTTCGTCCTTTGACAGCAACAACACTTAGAGATGTTGAGAATCATGATTTGAACCCATTCAGAGGTAATGAATTCAAGGAATTGGTATTGGATGAATCAGGTGTTCCAGTTGAAAAAGATAGTTTAGGTATGTTGCGTTACCAAATGGTGACTGATTCGGCGGTAACCGACAGGGAGAATTACAATAAAGGTGGAGTTAAAGATTTTAGAGATGATGATTCTGAATCTGTAGAATATGCCTATGGTAAATATTCATTAATCAGCAATAAGTCCAGGGTAGTAAAAGGTGGATCATGGTCTGATCGATTGTTTTGGCTTTCACCGGGTTCAAGAAGATTTAAGGATGAGGATAAATCTGACCGAAACATAGGCTTCAGATGTGCGATGACCAGAACAGGAGGACCGGAAGGAAATGAAGATGCCGGAGGGTTAGAATTTAAACGAAAGATGCCAAAGCAAAAAAGAAGTTTTAAATAA
- a CDS encoding UDP-N-acetylmuramoyl-tripeptide--D-alanyl-D-alanine ligase, which produces MKKSSHIVGIFFCMDAITIYDLFGGCVDKIVTDTRTLKQDDIYFALKGANFNGNAFAIQALEMGARFVVVDENIKEDKRVIQVDNVLMCMQDLAKIHRKKMDAKVIGITGSNGKTTTKELLFSILKEKFQTLATQGNLNNHIGVPLTIFKLEPRHQILILEMGANKPGDISELAEIGLPDLALITSLGKAHLEGFGSFEGVIRTKRELFDNVASRGGTLFFNFNDPMIKTLYGEFKDGLSFGNTDTNADYTYDLLQQIPEIKLQAVYNQEKIEYSSHLFGVHNYQNVIASITIARYLGLNIDQINRGLNEYHPNNMRSQITNWHQNKVILDAYNANPSSMSAAIGSLLQFDHNAKWVILGKMAELGDSSEAEHQNIIKLLATCDFEKVLLIGKDYNKDIIQSNMLAFENVDQAKEWLNQYRPINKLILIKGSRSSQLEKLLLE; this is translated from the coding sequence TTGAAAAAATCCTCACATATTGTGGGGATTTTTTTTTGTATGGATGCTATAACTATTTACGATTTGTTTGGTGGTTGTGTGGATAAGATTGTCACAGACACGCGAACATTAAAACAGGATGATATTTACTTTGCTCTGAAGGGAGCAAATTTTAATGGAAATGCGTTCGCCATTCAAGCACTAGAAATGGGAGCTAGATTTGTTGTTGTGGATGAAAATATCAAGGAGGATAAACGAGTAATTCAAGTAGATAATGTCTTGATGTGTATGCAAGATTTGGCTAAAATACACCGTAAAAAAATGGACGCAAAGGTCATTGGCATAACCGGCTCAAATGGAAAAACGACCACCAAAGAGTTGCTTTTCTCAATTTTGAAAGAAAAGTTTCAAACATTGGCAACACAAGGGAATTTAAACAACCATATTGGCGTGCCTCTGACCATTTTTAAATTAGAACCCAGACATCAAATCCTTATCCTTGAAATGGGAGCCAATAAACCTGGAGATATTAGCGAATTGGCTGAAATAGGACTGCCAGATTTGGCATTGATTACGAGTCTTGGTAAAGCGCATCTTGAAGGTTTTGGCAGCTTTGAAGGTGTAATTAGAACAAAGAGAGAGCTTTTTGATAATGTTGCTAGCAGGGGAGGTACATTGTTTTTTAATTTCAATGATCCGATGATAAAAACACTTTATGGTGAATTTAAAGATGGATTGAGTTTTGGAAATACAGACACGAACGCAGACTATACATATGATCTGCTTCAACAGATACCCGAAATCAAATTGCAAGCTGTTTACAATCAGGAAAAAATTGAATATTCGTCACATCTTTTTGGGGTTCACAATTATCAGAATGTAATAGCATCGATTACAATTGCCCGATATTTAGGTTTGAATATCGATCAAATTAATAGAGGTCTCAATGAATATCATCCCAATAATATGCGATCTCAGATAACAAACTGGCATCAAAATAAAGTTATCTTGGATGCATATAATGCCAACCCATCCTCCATGTCTGCAGCAATTGGAAGTTTGCTTCAATTTGACCATAATGCCAAATGGGTGATTTTAGGAAAGATGGCAGAATTGGGAGATTCAAGTGAAGCAGAGCATCAAAATATCATAAAATTATTAGCTACTTGTGATTTTGAAAAGGTTTTGCTTATTGGCAAAGATTATAATAAGGATATTATTCAATCAAATATGCTAGCCTTTGAAAATGTTGACCA
- the porV gene encoding type IX secretion system outer membrane channel protein PorV, with translation MTKILFTCIFLNIAFVLNAQIWDPRKNCVVDVNTDQCISNTLLTALPFLRITPDARSGALGDAGLALSADPNAMHHNAARLAFAENDLAISATYSPWLRNLGIDDIYLLYLSGYKKIDDNQTAGASIRFFSLGTIEFRNEAGVDEGTGQPNELEITGAYSRKLSDKLSASLSAKFVYSNLATGRSVGGVQIFPAKTFGADIGVFYKTPMGASGRRNYLSIGSAITNIGAKVTYTKSVVKDFIPTNFGIGGNYEMNFDDFNTLNIILDCNKLLVPSTIPFGHPDFDKNQNTIADTREKSLFEGILGSFGDAVGGLTEEVQEITFSGALEYWYDKQFAVRMGYFHEHALKGNRRFFTLGCGLKYNVFGINLSYLVPVNINRSPLANTLRFSFVFDMAAFKDDNN, from the coding sequence ATGACCAAAATACTTTTTACCTGCATTTTCTTGAACATAGCCTTCGTCTTAAATGCACAGATTTGGGACCCAAGAAAAAACTGTGTTGTGGATGTCAATACAGATCAGTGCATCTCGAATACTCTTCTAACAGCACTTCCATTTCTCAGGATAACACCTGATGCTCGTTCAGGCGCACTAGGAGATGCTGGCTTGGCATTAAGTGCAGATCCCAATGCAATGCATCATAATGCCGCAAGGTTGGCCTTTGCTGAAAATGACCTGGCAATTTCTGCAACATATTCACCATGGCTTCGAAACTTGGGAATCGATGACATCTACCTGTTATATTTATCCGGATACAAGAAAATTGACGATAATCAAACAGCTGGAGCTTCCATTAGATTTTTCTCATTAGGCACCATTGAATTTAGAAATGAGGCAGGTGTAGATGAAGGAACAGGACAACCAAACGAATTAGAAATTACAGGAGCCTACAGTCGAAAACTGTCTGATAAACTATCCGCAAGTTTGAGTGCTAAGTTTGTTTATTCTAATTTGGCCACAGGACGCTCTGTGGGTGGAGTTCAAATTTTTCCTGCAAAAACTTTTGGGGCAGATATTGGCGTCTTTTATAAAACACCAATGGGTGCCAGCGGAAGAAGAAATTATTTAAGTATTGGTTCCGCAATTACTAACATTGGTGCAAAAGTAACCTACACGAAATCCGTGGTAAAAGATTTTATCCCAACAAATTTTGGTATCGGAGGAAATTATGAAATGAATTTCGATGATTTTAATACCTTAAACATTATTCTTGATTGTAATAAGTTGCTTGTGCCCAGTACTATTCCATTCGGTCATCCAGATTTTGATAAAAACCAAAATACTATTGCAGATACCCGTGAAAAATCCTTGTTTGAAGGAATTCTTGGCTCATTCGGGGATGCTGTCGGCGGTTTGACTGAAGAAGTACAAGAAATAACTTTTTCTGGGGCATTGGAATATTGGTATGACAAACAATTTGCGGTAAGAATGGGATATTTTCATGAGCATGCACTCAAAGGCAACAGACGATTTTTCACATTGGGTTGTGGTTTAAAATACAATGTTTTTGGAATAAATCTCTCCTACCTGGTACCGGTAAATATCAACAGAAGCCCATTAGCCAATACGCTGAGATTCTCCTTTGTATTTGATATGGCAGCATTTAAGGACGACAATAATTAA
- a CDS encoding PorP/SprF family type IX secretion system membrane protein, with amino-acid sequence MFFRKASYILPIILVYLIDLQVLLAQDPIFSQFYSAPLQINPAFAGLSENPRLGLIYRNQWPFVDQSFKTYVTYNLAYDQYFSKLRSGFGLELTADDAGDGLIKTIKVAGMYGYKIPLNDNGHVIKGGLELGFVQVNYGWDKFIFGDQIDPATGYLSPGGLPILSKESRPLETNKSYFDAGVGLLYYSPEYYLGISAKHFNSPDIGILQVNQNGFGGLPVRWGVHGGYSFRLDRNSRGTAGLLSPGIQIVSQSSFFQINLGTQYQFSTVFAGLWYRHARQNADALIGVLGFRKDSWKLAYSFDYTLSSLGIGLGGSHEISILFNKVTNNRKKKNIQDCFEAFN; translated from the coding sequence ATGTTTTTTAGAAAAGCAAGTTACATCCTCCCTATAATCCTTGTGTATTTAATTGATTTGCAAGTGTTGTTGGCTCAGGATCCAATATTCAGTCAATTTTATTCTGCTCCATTGCAGATAAATCCAGCTTTTGCAGGATTGAGTGAAAACCCTAGATTGGGTTTAATCTATAGGAATCAATGGCCTTTTGTTGACCAAAGCTTTAAAACCTATGTTACCTATAATTTGGCTTATGACCAATACTTCTCGAAACTAAGAAGTGGTTTTGGGTTGGAATTGACGGCCGATGATGCAGGAGATGGTCTAATTAAGACGATCAAGGTTGCAGGTATGTACGGATATAAGATACCGCTAAATGATAACGGTCATGTGATCAAAGGAGGTCTTGAACTCGGATTTGTGCAGGTTAATTATGGATGGGATAAGTTCATTTTTGGAGATCAAATCGATCCAGCAACAGGCTATCTTTCACCTGGAGGCTTACCAATTTTATCCAAAGAGTCAAGACCTTTGGAAACCAATAAGTCCTATTTTGATGCAGGGGTGGGGTTATTGTATTATTCTCCGGAGTATTATTTGGGAATTTCTGCAAAGCATTTTAATAGTCCGGATATAGGCATTTTGCAGGTTAATCAGAATGGGTTTGGAGGCTTGCCAGTTCGCTGGGGCGTACATGGAGGGTATTCTTTTCGGTTAGACAGGAACAGCAGAGGGACCGCGGGTTTATTAAGTCCCGGTATCCAAATTGTTTCTCAATCTTCATTTTTTCAGATTAATTTAGGCACGCAATATCAATTTAGCACGGTCTTTGCAGGACTTTGGTATCGACATGCAAGGCAGAATGCTGATGCGCTGATCGGGGTACTGGGATTTAGAAAAGATTCCTGGAAGTTGGCTTACAGTTTTGATTATACCCTTTCAAGCCTCGGAATAGGTTTGGGGGGGAGTCATGAGATCAGTATTTTATTTAACAAAGTGACAAATAATCGGAAAAAGAAGAACATTCAGGACTGTTTTGAAGCTTTTAATTAA